The window GCCACTCACGGTGATTTCCATTGTCTTTCCATCAATGTTGATCCACCGAGGTGCACCACGGGCCAGGAATGTCCTGGGATCAGGAgattaaaattgaaattaaaaagcTTAATATAGTCAAGTGACAGCTGCACTTGACGATATTATTTCAAACCTCGACAGCCATGAATTAGAGTCATTAGAGATAGCTGACGTATTCCACACAGAGAAGAAATGAAGACATTACTTGTAGATGTGCTCGGCTTTCTCTCTCATTGTCGCAGCTGTTCCCCACTTCAGATCCTCGCAACTTTCCCAGAACGCCAAGTTCTCACCTAAGATATTTGACAACGGAATACAATTgaatagaaaagagaaaaaggtttACTAAGCTGATGTTTGCCCCTTCTAATCAGTCTTGttcaatgtgtgtttttgtaggtcatctaattaaaacaacaaccaTCGTACCACTGAATTCTTTCTTCAGGAAGAGTCTGAAATCATCTCGTCCTCGAGGGTCTGAGAGCAGCTCTCCAAAGCTGAACGTCCACCTCTCCACACGCATTTTAGTTGGGATTTCCACACTGTGACAcgcacaaataaagaaaaaacaaatcaccGAAAAGAACAAATTGTACTAGTTATTGTAAATTATATTCCAACCATCAGTTGAATCTCAAACACCTGTTAAATGAATGACATATAAATGATGTATCGTCCTTAGCTGACTCACTTGGGCATGTTCAAGTTCCagtatgtgacatcatcagtgagcCAGGGGTTGCTGGGAAGACACTTGGAGAGGAAAGGGTCGTGGCTGTTGTAGGTGGAGCAGTATTTCACCAATCTGCAAAGACGGGGAAGGGAATTTACTGGAGAGGAGCGTCAAAGTAGCAGGCAATGATACAACCAAAGGGACTGCTGAATCTCaactactggaatatctttgcatgacttacagtttaaaaaaaaccttatttATCTTAAGCTGGCCCTTTATGCTGCCCCTCaactcagcctctgtctctaacaggctgttttagcgcctgtctctttaaggccccccctcccgatgagccaaCTCTGATTGGTTAGCAGTTCTgcaggctacgtaaacaaactacagtagtacgatttcacttctttttctcgacctttactcaaaatgaaaactgctcaaatacatccatacatgttagAGCCaaaatctgatccgaaatatgcaagtggacaacctgaacaacaaaaatcttagcaacaaaggctacagaacggatggctgtttgtgggcatgcacaaacaatctgacgtcatcaaGAGGAGAAAGTAGAAGTAACTTTGCAAATTtaacattcagagcaggttgaagcctggcttttgacttgctgggagcattttacatacgttcaacctaaagttttggaactttgatcatgttcaaaatagatatctgacattataacagtatataaatacatctcttgtaatttaatttcctaaaagttACGTCCTGTTGCTTCAGTACACTCAGGTGTAAAAAGGAATCATGTCGCCAAATATGTCAAGTCACCACTAAATGGTAACAAAAGTGGGACATTACTGACACTAATGATAGATGGTAAATTAGTGACTAAAGCAGCTTTTCTCTTTTGACCGAATGttgaaacataaaatgtattacTTTCGCCAAGGagttaatgtttttcttcttgtctgtttgttagttaacaacATATAGTACAATTCTGGCGAACAGCTCTTATTGACATTGAATGGAAAGTTCAGCCACTGGTCAAAGAATAAGTAATAAGATTTTAGTTTTGAATCCAgaatttttttacatttttgctatCTTTGCTGCCTTTCTGAATGAAAGAAACCTGACCCTGAATGTCTATAAGTATATTTGAATGTAGATCTGCTCCCAGCTGcaaattatcattttaatgaaaacattttataggATTGTGCAGCTTTGGCATAAGTATGTTCTTCCTGATACATCTTACAAATTGCTTATCACATGCTAGCAGGCTGATGACATGATAGCAAGTCACCAAACCTTCAGTTACTGTATCTATATCATGTCAAATCTCATCTCTGCATGACTTCCACTTGTCCTACATTTGCAGGTCAGTGGCGATACAGTGagagaaatatgtgtttgttaTTATGAGATGTGCAGTATGATGCAACCGATCTATGGcgacttgtttttttctcacagatATACTGTAGGCAAGCTGGAAATATGATGGACTAGCTTACGCGCCAATGGACACAGACGACTTCACTCTGGGCCTCATGATGGACTGCTGGGTAAAGATCATCTAGAGGAAGCAGAAGAGAGATGACGGCTATAAAAACGCCATCGCTGCTAATGATAACACTTGGTTGAGATGAAACAGGACGAGAGAAAGAAGTGGGCTGCAAAATCTCACTTACGATTCTCTCGTAGAAGTCGGGTGTTTTTGTCTGGAGgagaaaatatatgaaatgttaCATAACAGATTATGTGTCATATCACGGATTTAAAATCTACATCTGCAGAGACAGAGTGGGATATTTGTGCtgggtgtatttgtgtgtgtgctcttgtaCTTCAGTGGTTTTTGTGGACCATTGTGAGTTTTAGACTACATTTTGAATGATTCTTGAAAAGGCTGTTTGAGAGTTAAAGTGGTTGCAAGTAGGTTAAGTGACAGCCaaggtttctgtgtgtgtgtgtgtgtgtgtgtgtaggtgtttatAACCAGTTTAAAAGTCTGGATACAAAAAGAGAGCCATGGAAAATGCCTGCAgtagaaagaagaggagaggagaggagaggagaggagaggagaggagaggagaggagaggagaggagaggagaggagagaagagaagagaaaagagaatttATTTTAGTTAAAGGTGAGTTTAATGATTGAAACAGCAGACAGGGGAAAGGAAAAGGAAGATAAGGAGCCGTTTACTGCACCTGGATCCATGCATTAAAGCCTCTTATTGAATATAAGCTGATTGACAGGAATTATGTTCATACAGGTCATGCAGAGACTCACCTGTTACCTCGTCTGCGTTTGGATCAACTCGTCTCTCCAGTCCATAGTCCATGGCACTCACTGTCCctggctacacacacacacacacacacacacacacacacacacacacacacacacacacacacacacatcaaataaaagaaattacACAACGTGTGTTTACCAAAGGACCAATTAATTAAAGCAGATGGCCATTTTACAATGCTAATCAACGGCTGCTAATGTGTCACACAATTCCCGACCACGTGGGACGACAAGAGGCCAGCCACGTgtgaaatgtgattttgttttaattcactGTTGGTTGTGATGAAAACATCTTACagatatttgtttgtttccagcaggggttttaaaaattgattgacTATAAACCACATTTACTAGCTGACAGAATAAATCTGTCCCTGAGAAATGAAATTATCTCAGATGGAAAGCTTCTGTGATTTTTATGAATAAGAGGGTGAGTGTGTAGAGTATGGGATTGTCAAGCGAGCAAATAAGTGTAacttatattaatattttatgtaatgtgAATGCAAACACcatctcttcttttctgtttgttgccttCAGCATAAACATTTTCTTAGGCAgaaaaagtgcaataaaaatgaGACTCGAAACAAAACTTCTGTAATTTTTTCTACAGGGAAGGCTAAAAGAATATTATATGTTTAGGAAAATAAGCTTAATTGCTTGTCAGGATTAGATGATCAGAGCAATTACAACCGCTCTCATGCCTGTGCATTTAGCACTGAAGTAGCACCATGAAGTGATTAGCTttgcttagcataaacacttgaaacagggggaaacatcTAACCCGGCTCTGTCCAGAGTTTgaaaatacacctaccaacatCTCTCAAGCTCAACACTTAACATGTAGTATCATATTTGTTGAATTtgtgcacaaacagaaatgtaaaaaataactCTACTTCCCTCCTGTTCCTCCAGCTGTCTGAGCATTGTGTATGCAACCTGTCGCCTTTACGTCAGTACAATGCAGACAGCTGACTACTTCTGGCAGCTTCATGTACTTAGAAGACTATAATTGTGTGGTCCTTTGTGATGTTTGATCTTATCTGTTGTAATTAAGTTCTgattgtaatgtttttattggattgtctttcatttatgtatgtatgtgctcTGATATTTCTTTGTCTATCTGTTTCTTTTAGTGGTTGTGGGGAGGACCCAAAAATTCCCATCCATAGCACGTGAGTAAGGTGTAGTTATCAGATTTGCCTCTAGGTGGCGTATGCCTACAGCTTGGGGAAACTAAAATTGAGACTGAAGGGGAAACGATTCGCCACCGTGGAAAAAAATCCAGTAATAAACATAGGAGGCTCCGGGCACGGTGACAAAAGATGTctacaggaaatgtttccaggaatGGGAGAAGCGCTTGGACAAATGTATCACATCTCAAGGAGAGTACTTTGAACTGGATCAGAGAGGTACAACTGAAAGATTTATAATCACAGATTTGGCCAAAAgactcattttcatctgcagtctctgCACAGATTGATGTCATATGAGGAGTGACCCAAAAATTCCcagaattgttaaaaaatatactgACACATTAGCATCATATTGATGTTAATTAACGTGTGTTGTCCCTgataaataaatggataaagtaaagtaaattaaaGTACAGAACTCACAGGTTTGCTGTGTGTCAATATGTTTTAGATAATTCTTTAAAATAGGCACCACGTAAGCACAATATAATCTAATAgaataaaagtcttaaaaaatgGACAGACTGGGCCTCAAGATtatgttatcattattattattattatttcagcttATATTTGCAGTAGCAGAGCGTATTCCCAATCAAATTTGTACTTAATCAAATGGTCATGAACCAGTTGACACAAAGTAAACCTTTGGGGTCTTTTGAGGCCCACTTTCCCAGATCCAGCCTCACAACACCGGGTAAAACTTAAGACTCATAATGCCGCAAGCAAGAGGTGCAAACCACTGCACCACATCTCCTACGCAGTGTGAAATATTAATCAGTCGTGCCCTTTTCCTCTGACTGGACATGTAATGGTAATGAGGCATCATGGGTAGAGATAATGAGATACCCTGGGAAGTATAGAGGTGGAGTGCAATTTATTTTCAGACTTCTCTGTCTGCTGGCAATCCACTGATATGAAGCTGTATCCTGCGCTCACAGTACAAGTCTGAcagccatctgtgtgtgtgtgtgtgtgtgtgtgtgttctcaccgGAGGTCTGTGAACCACCCAGTAGGCTCTCTCCTGGCAGTCAAACACCACACGGTCCGGCTTCTTCCTTTCCTTTGCAGCCCTAAAAGCCACACAGATTATTGTAACACCTTCTTGATTGTAAAACTCAGTGATGCCATTGAGTTTCTTCTTTCACACACCTACCTGTACTGCTCCTTAGCTTGCATCACtatgaaatcccatttatgattCATCCACTTGTGAAGACGGTTATACTGCTCCtgagcacagaaaataacaccTCGGTAAATGTCAACCAACAAAATTAATTATACTTGGGTCTCTCGGTGTCGCTCTTACCTGCTCATGCAGCTCCAGGATTCCTTTCTTACGTATGTTTCTTTTCGCCAGGTAGATTGCTttaacaatgaaatgaaaaggcGTGTTTAGCCGAGTGTTTGGAACAGGACGGGATATAAAATGCGCACAAGTGCAGTCGCACTCACCATAATCTGTGTCCTCGACAGGCCACTGCTGTGTAGGCCAGAAATACGGTGTCTGGGAAGGACAAATGAGCGAGTTATTATGTGTTCAGTGTTACTTTGAGTTGGATTTGTTTGTTACGAACCAGAAccaaaattatttaaatttatcGTTGCTCTGGAAACCAAAACCAGACCAATTTCGGGTCACAAAATGCCGTTCTGCTTGCTCCTGCCTTTGTTCCGTCCTTGAACGGTGAACTATTTTATCTTCCTATTTTACCTTTTGCATGTTAGAgcagttaaaacaaaacaaatattaggATGACCTCAGTTCCTCGGCTTCACTTCATCCGTCTGTTTTTGACAACTGAGTGACTCATCGGTTGGACGAACAAGTATCAACTTGttcaacaaaaaattaattcacAATAATTCTGATGTTTGATTAACCTGttgagtcatttatcaagcaaacatTTTCATGTTCCAGCCCCTCAAATATGAAGTTTTGCTGCTTTACTGTGTTtcatatcattataaactggatttctttgatttttggactgttagtgggacaaaacaagacaatttaAGACTTCAGAATGCATTTTTAGCAATTCTATCCGTAAGTCGCTATCAGTTATCAGTTACCGTGTGCTGAAGTTAAGAAAGAGAGCAATTAAAAATGCAATGAGAGATGGTCTATGTGTCATTAGCATAACACTTGTATTCTTGGTCCCTAACTGGCTATTTTCAGTCAAGTCCAGTATAGGGAGATTCTTCTATCACAGTATAAGTATGTGATTTTATCtcatgatatatatataaaatgtaatcaCAATTACACACATGGTCTGTTTTGACTAATCCACCAgattaaatacagaaaaaaattaaagtgcATCATCAAATTGATGGAAAAATcctgtaaatccaatattatATCATGAAGCGTTCCTTCTCACTGCCTACCACAACCAGAGATAATCAGTTTCTGTTGTCTCATggtatatatcatcatatcgtCCGACTCTAGTCAAGtcagtctgtttacagagcATATTTAACACCaataaaagtgctttacagaataCAGAAACTTGCACCTAATCACAACTACCAGTGGATTCACATCtgcatgtgtaaaaataaaacgtAATGTTATACTCTATTAACAATTTTAACACAACCTATTtactaaaaatgttaaatgtttgttagtTTTGGAAAACTTCTGTGATCCTTCATCAGATGTTGGGAGCATTTGCAGCTTTTAAAGATCAACCAAGACAAGAAACTTTTCAAAAGGAAGCTTCTTATGTATCCTGTCTGAAGAAACTATTTCAGCACAGTACGTGGCTCCTTTGGGTTTAAAATTTGGGccaaaaagtctgaaaaatggtgtgtgtgtgtgtgtgtgtgtgtgtgtacctggaaGCGATAGAGGGACGCATCTGGTTTGATCACTAAGCGTTTGTGGTCTTGTAGAGGATAGATGTATCCTAACGCCACCAGCATAGAGCCAAAACTCCTCGCctctgaaaacaacagacatATATTTAAGTTAATTTAGGTCATTTGGGCATGAATTTAAAGCACATAAAACCTCTCACAAACTCTGTAATTAACGTAAAGTACATACTATAGCATCATCTCTCACCTTGCGTGTCTACTTTGAATCTGTCTGCTAACCAGGCGACTATGTCTTCACCTGCAGAGAAAAGATGCAAATGACAAGTCTGAGGAAACAAAGCatctatagaaaaaaaaaaaaaaagcacttcaGACAAAAGCAGCTCTGACAGCGAACGAAAAGAAATAAgtgctgtgagtgtttgtgaggTGGGTGTGCGCCTCTAAATGTCAGACCCCTCTCTGATATACCACTACTGACTATGTCGATAGCCTGTGAGCCACTCCAGCTAATGTGaggagacagatggagggagagaggcagaggaggaggtggacagGGGGTTTGTGGAGGAAGAGCACAGcgagaaacagaggaaagagaggagagaaagatacaaggaaaggaaaggaggagatgagaggaaagaagaggagaggtgagaggagtaaagtaaagaaagatgaaggtaagaaaagggaaggagagaagtaagggaaggagagaaagataaagagaagGAAGCAACAggggaggaaaggagaaaaaagaggagaggaagggacaGGAAAAGAGAGATGAGTAAAGAAAAGAGTAAAGAAATGGAGTGGAGAGGAGTAAAATATTAAGGTAAAGAAAGGAAAgaacaggagaggaaaggaaaagaaacgagaaaaaggagaggagcGGGAAGAAACGGAAAGTAAAGAATGTTGAGgataagaaaaaggaaagatagaggagaggagagagagaaaaataaaaaatgagagTAAAAGAAGGTAAAGAAAGAGGCAGgtaaaaaaaggagaggagagaggaaaggaaagaaaattaaaggaaagtaaacaagaggagaggaaaggaaagaaagatgaaggcaaaaggaaagagaagaggaaagagaaggaaagaaagatgaaggtAAGACAAGCAgtggaaaggaaagaaagataaagaaaaggaaataaaaagagaggaaaagaaaggaaagaagaaaagaggaaagaaagttaaaggagaggaggagaggagaggcatGTTTGCTAAGTTTCATTGATTCAGCTATTTTAACCAGCCTGACGTAGAACTCTAggttccctctcttcctcttcttctcctcctcctcctctgctgctgctgccgcccgCCCAccttgctctgtgtctgcttttctcctgtttttgtctctgttacTTGCTCTTTTCCTCTCGCCCGCTCAatcatcctcctccttcacctcctacttttttccctctctctgacTCCGAGACCGCGggggttgtcatggagatggaaTCTGTAGCTCTCGAGTTTGAGCCCAGAGCTCTGGTATCCTCCAGTGAGACTATACAGGCACAATCACTCAACCAGCCGCTGAATAACATCAAGTGTGTACCGTACGTGCATTCATCAGTGTTTGCATGtccgcatgtgtgtgtgagtgtgtgtgtgtgtgtgtgtgtgtgtcgcctCCTCACCGGTGATGGCGTGTGGTATTGTTGTGATGACCAGCCGCTGAGGCTGCGACTTAACTCCTGATTTGGGATCCTGCATCTCCAGCAGCACTTTCTCCGCCTGCGAAGGAACATTATAAGGGGGGGTGAGAAGAGGTTATCACGACAACTGGTTCTAGGAGTGGGGGGCAGAGGTCACCGTGCCAACAggtttcttgaaaaaaaaaaacaggttagaTGGATTaaagatttgaaaaaaatgtatcttaatTGCCTCTAAGTGATTTGAGAACTCTGATATTAAGGCTCACTATCAAAGCGCGTCATTAATACTTCCTATCACACAAATGTGAGTGATTAGCCGACTCTCTTAACTCTATTTCCACTTCTTAAGTccaaaaactacaataaaactGCAAATCTGAACCATAACACTGTATTCAAAGATGGCAAAAGGTGAGGTGTGGGGTTTGTTTGATGACCTGATCTAATTGTTTTTGCTTGGCTTGTGTAGGAGGTTTTTCACGGTGAGTCACTGCCCTAAATAGTTTCTTAGTTATTGCGTCATCTGATCCCACAGCTCCCATAGATCCCACAGCTCAGGTGTGTACTGGAAAGCACGGAACAGTGCGGTTTATTAattcagtttgtgtgtgaatgtgtgtgagagagagagtgagtgtgtttgtgtgtgagtgtgtgtgtgtgtgtgtgcggtcgACTCCTGAGACTGTTTGAAGTGGCTTTGTGCTTTGAAGTCATCCTGGAGAGGCTATAAGCCCCGGGCTGAGCTGGACCAAAGTGGGCTTTCATGGACCAAAACACCAAGTTCTCCTGGACATGAGTTCTCTGTCAGCATTCCCCTGGAGAGCAGGGCATTGTGAGAGCTGTGAATCAATAGACTCTAGACATAGAAATTATTCTGTTAATGatagagcttttttttcttaatgaccTCCTCCGCAATACCAAGAGTTACTACGCTGTGATAAACACGCAGCTCCTAACAtgaacaaatgtgaaatgtgagatGATGAATCGAGCCACACTCTGGCCACAGGACCGGGCTGGATTGTTTTCCAATACACAGCGCCTGGATTAACTTCTTTCCAGAGGCTGGTTGGTGTAGATGGAAGCACTGATACTGATCCAGGCTTAATGCTTATTAAACTGAATGACCTTATCACTGTGAAAAGGTTGCAACAAAACACAGACTAACATTtagtgtgacagacagacgaAGTGCGAACTGACACCAAGATAACATCTGATTTGCAGCATTTTGATGTCTTGTCACTGTGTTACATGCTTTTCTGAATGCTTGCTTATGagattttaattgattttaattaaTTGGGTGACTacaattcagatttttttgaaTGCATAATTGAGGCAATGAAGGTTGTGTAATTCAAATGGTACCTGCTTTACAAAAAATGTCCAACCTAAAGAAATCTGTAGACCATCAGGCAAGGGATTCCTCTGAGGATCTTTAGAGAATACAGATTGTTTTAGAAGCTACTATAATGTGATTACAGCCAGGTTTTATGAGGTTACAGCAGATCAATACAGCACAAGCATTGCGTTTAGAGAATCCATGGTGCGTCTGCAGGTATTGTCTATATAAGCCTGAGCAGCTTTGTGATAACCACTGATGTAAAGGGGGATAGCCTACCTTCTTGAGACATGCCATCCGTGGTCGATACCTCTGTCCATGATCCCGGAGAGCGTTTCTAATTGTCATAGTGCCTGGTGCTTTCCACTccctcacacacgc is drawn from Thunnus thynnus chromosome 20, fThuThy2.1, whole genome shotgun sequence and contains these coding sequences:
- the LOC137171500 gene encoding regulator of G-protein signaling 9-like isoform X2 — encoded protein: MTIRNALRDHGQRYRPRMACLKKAEKVLLEMQDPKSGVKSQPQRLVITTIPHAITGEDIVAWLADRFKVDTQEARSFGSMLVALGYIYPLQDHKRLVIKPDASLYRFQTPYFWPTQQWPVEDTDYAIYLAKRNIRKKGILELHEQEQYNRLHKWMNHKWDFIVMQAKEQYRAAKERKKPDRVVFDCQERAYWVVHRPPPGTVSAMDYGLERRVDPNADETKTPDFYERIMIFTQQSIMRPRVKSSVSIGALVKYCSTYNSHDPFLSKCLPSNPWLTDDVTYWNLNMPNVEIPTKMRVERWTFSFGELLSDPRGRDDFRLFLKKEFSGENLAFWESCEDLKWGTAATMREKAEHIYKTFLARGAPRWINIDGKTMEITVSGLRHPHRYVLDAAQTHIYMLMKKDSYGRYMKSPVFKDTTKKAICPDEHKFSDAQLEHNAKNRRPSLSPIILRQQEQEQRAKLAASAPVDITQVMSKLSKQGKEVPPPPPKR
- the LOC137171500 gene encoding regulator of G-protein signaling 9-like isoform X1 translates to MTIRNALRDHGQRYRPRMACLKKAEKVLLEMQDPKSGVKSQPQRLVITTIPHAITGEDIVAWLADRFKVDTQEARSFGSMLVALGYIYPLQDHKRLVIKPDASLYRFQTPYFWPTQQWPVEDTDYAIYLAKRNIRKKGILELHEQEQYNRLHKWMNHKWDFIVMQAKEQYRAAKERKKPDRVVFDCQERAYWVVHRPPPGTVSAMDYGLERRVDPNADETKTPDFYERIMIFTQQSIMRPRVKSSVSIGALVKYCSTYNSHDPFLSKCLPSNPWLTDDVTYWNLNMPNVEIPTKMRVERWTFSFGELLSDPRGRDDFRLFLKKEFSGENLAFWESCEDLKWGTAATMREKAEHIYKTFLARGAPRWINIDGKTMEITVSGLRHPHRYVLDAAQTHIYMLMKKDSYGRYMKSPVFKDTTKKAICPDEHKFSDAQLEHNAKNRRPSLSPIILRQQEQEQRAKLAASAPVDITQLCRFTTPVPHLAVYSGITDSPSANASPSLPFLAHTPVCPSPISVALDSTSASERRVEAGEGEREGNLEARPSVGGNVSKSRMALSLRRLLKRGCTPSTMFASLSPKCHSAAGTSSRIQPISPDQPSQAPTRRIGNFFQIKVDIPPECRIYPIESEDEEEENRAASRGGVGAKEIICPWESLTPQNGTG